A single Streptomyces mirabilis DNA region contains:
- a CDS encoding thioesterase family protein has protein sequence MSEAATAQAARAAIGDSEFDRDTAVTLREPGVYDIDLSAGWTIISAVNGGYLLAVLGRALADALPHSDPFTVSAHYLTASQPGPAVVRTDVVRTGRTLSTGQASLFQFDDEGREVERIRVLASYGDLDALPDDVRTTATPPVIPPMEHCFGPEDGPAPVDGSSAITERLMLKLDPATLGWALGAPSGKGEMRSWFGLADGRDPDPLSLLLAVDALPPTAFELGISGWVPTVELTVHVRCRPAPGPLRVSITTRNLAGGFLEEDAEVWDSADRLVAQSRQLARVRLS, from the coding sequence ATGTCAGAAGCAGCTACCGCACAGGCCGCGCGCGCCGCGATCGGTGACAGCGAGTTCGACCGCGACACCGCGGTCACCCTGCGCGAACCCGGCGTCTACGACATCGACCTGTCCGCCGGATGGACCATCATCAGCGCCGTCAACGGCGGCTATCTGCTCGCCGTCCTGGGCCGCGCCCTCGCCGACGCCCTGCCGCACAGCGACCCGTTCACCGTCTCCGCGCACTATCTGACCGCGTCGCAACCCGGCCCGGCAGTGGTCCGAACGGACGTCGTCCGGACCGGGCGGACCCTGTCGACCGGCCAGGCCTCGCTCTTCCAGTTCGACGACGAGGGCCGCGAGGTCGAACGGATCCGCGTGCTCGCCTCGTACGGCGATCTCGACGCCCTGCCCGACGACGTCCGCACCACGGCGACACCGCCCGTGATCCCGCCCATGGAGCACTGCTTCGGGCCGGAGGACGGACCGGCGCCCGTCGACGGCAGCTCCGCCATCACCGAGCGGCTGATGCTCAAGCTCGACCCCGCGACCCTCGGCTGGGCCCTGGGGGCGCCGTCCGGGAAGGGCGAGATGCGCTCCTGGTTCGGGCTCGCCGACGGCCGTGACCCCGACCCCCTCTCGCTGCTCCTCGCGGTGGACGCGCTGCCGCCCACCGCCTTCGAGCTCGGCATCTCCGGCTGGGTGCCGACGGTCGAACTGACGGTCCATGTGCGCTGCCGTCCGGCGCCGGGCCCGCTGCGGGTGTCGATCACCACCCGCAACCTCGCCGGTGGCTTCCTGGAGGAGGACGCCGAGGTGTGGGACAGCGCGGACCGGCTGGTCGCGCAGTCCCGGCAGCTCGCCCGGGTCCGGCTCAGCTGA
- a CDS encoding helix-turn-helix transcriptional regulator, whose amino-acid sequence MKSDRLLSILLLLQTRGRVPARELADRLEVSVRTIYRDIEALSASGVPVYAERGRHGGIELLAGFRTDVTGLTADESRALFILAAQGAHAALGLDAALGSALRKVMAALPAPHRPAAEVTSRRILVDATRWKGGPQRAVDLEVLQDAVFADRRLRLSYRHGGHTEPSTYTVDPYGLVSKAGVWYLVADRRGQPRLFRADRVRSATLLGDPVKRRPGVELGDVWEVLRRQVEERPGGLDVTVRVRRARLDMFLRLNAASLTALPEDDGESEWVLAQLSYGVVREARTLLAFVDAVEVLSPPEARAELAGAAAAIGAVYGGDRAPHEGS is encoded by the coding sequence GTGAAGTCCGACCGCCTGCTCTCGATCCTTCTGCTGCTGCAGACCCGCGGCCGCGTCCCCGCACGCGAACTCGCCGACCGGCTCGAGGTGTCGGTGCGCACCATCTACCGCGACATCGAGGCCCTTTCGGCCTCCGGCGTCCCGGTGTACGCCGAGCGCGGGCGGCACGGCGGGATCGAACTGCTCGCCGGATTCCGTACGGACGTCACGGGACTGACCGCCGACGAATCCCGTGCGCTGTTCATCCTGGCCGCGCAGGGCGCGCACGCCGCGCTCGGCCTGGACGCGGCACTCGGGTCCGCGCTGCGCAAGGTGATGGCCGCACTGCCGGCGCCGCACCGCCCGGCCGCCGAGGTGACCAGCCGCCGGATCCTCGTCGACGCGACGCGCTGGAAGGGCGGCCCCCAGCGTGCCGTGGACCTGGAGGTGCTCCAGGACGCGGTCTTCGCCGACCGCAGGCTGCGGCTCAGCTACCGGCACGGCGGGCACACCGAGCCCAGCACCTACACCGTCGACCCGTACGGGCTCGTGTCCAAGGCGGGCGTCTGGTACCTCGTGGCCGACCGGCGCGGGCAGCCGCGGCTGTTCCGGGCCGACCGGGTGCGCTCGGCGACGCTCCTGGGCGATCCCGTGAAGCGGCGCCCGGGCGTCGAACTGGGAGACGTCTGGGAGGTGTTGCGGCGCCAGGTCGAGGAGCGGCCGGGCGGTCTCGATGTCACAGTTCGGGTACGGCGTGCCCGCCTCGACATGTTCCTCAGGCTCAACGCGGCCTCCCTCACGGCGCTCCCGGAGGACGACGGCGAGAGCGAGTGGGTCCTCGCGCAGCTGTCGTACGGCGTCGTCCGCGAGGCCCGCACGCTGCTGGCCTTCGTGGATGCGGTGGAGGTGCTCTCGCCGCCGGAGGCGCGGGCGGAACTGGCCGGGGCGGCGGCCGCGATCGGTGCGGTGTACGGCGGGGATCGGGCCCCGCACGAGGGAAGTTGA
- a CDS encoding alpha/beta hydrolase, translating into MSLTGTPFLLTAIILVAVALLLPLVLWSRVPGPTVVRSVARMVMLLFAQGTAITLVFVLVNNSNSLYDNWSDLLGTGNHVRAAANLGRDGTGGISLRQLPKVRQTFSQADGPGMSQAGGVKVTQLHGQVSGVDAEVYVWLPPQYNEPAYRNRKFPVVELLPGYPGSAKAWFGSLKVHEQLLPLMRDGQVAPFILVAPRTNLLAKTDTGCANVPGKVNADTWLSIDVPKMVVDNFRAKSAPDGWGVAGYSAGAHCAAKLAVAHPDRYRAAVSMSGYNDPIGERNSLAARTLTLRRENNPYLLLKSYRTPPRISLYISGEAHDGYEAGAALQSIAKAPTSVQVVLLPRSAGGHNMALWRPQIPETFRWLTLQIGPGAHAKESPTPSPSTGGAKHAALASGTASRATAGRKR; encoded by the coding sequence GTGAGCCTCACCGGAACGCCGTTCCTCCTCACCGCCATCATCCTGGTCGCGGTCGCCCTGCTCCTTCCCCTCGTGCTGTGGTCGCGCGTTCCGGGCCCCACGGTGGTGCGTAGCGTGGCCCGGATGGTGATGCTGCTGTTCGCCCAGGGCACCGCGATCACCCTCGTCTTCGTGCTCGTGAACAACTCCAACAGCCTGTACGACAACTGGTCCGACCTGCTCGGCACGGGCAACCACGTGCGGGCGGCCGCCAACCTCGGCCGTGACGGCACCGGCGGTATCTCGCTGCGCCAGCTCCCCAAGGTCCGCCAGACGTTCTCGCAGGCCGACGGCCCCGGTATGTCCCAGGCGGGCGGGGTGAAGGTCACGCAGCTGCACGGCCAGGTGTCGGGTGTGGACGCGGAGGTCTACGTCTGGCTGCCGCCGCAGTACAACGAGCCCGCCTACCGCAACCGGAAGTTCCCCGTCGTGGAGCTGCTGCCCGGCTATCCGGGCTCGGCGAAGGCGTGGTTCGGTTCGCTGAAGGTGCATGAGCAGTTGCTGCCGCTGATGCGCGACGGGCAGGTCGCGCCGTTCATCCTGGTGGCGCCGCGCACGAATCTGCTGGCCAAGACCGACACCGGCTGCGCGAACGTGCCCGGCAAGGTGAACGCCGACACCTGGCTCAGCATCGACGTGCCGAAGATGGTGGTGGACAACTTCCGGGCGAAGTCCGCGCCGGACGGCTGGGGCGTGGCCGGCTACTCGGCTGGGGCGCACTGCGCGGCCAAGCTCGCGGTCGCCCACCCCGACCGCTACCGGGCCGCGGTGAGCATGTCCGGGTACAACGACCCGATCGGGGAACGCAACTCGCTCGCGGCGCGGACCCTGACGCTGCGCCGGGAGAACAATCCCTACCTGCTGCTCAAGTCCTACCGCACGCCGCCCCGCATCTCCCTCTACATCTCCGGCGAGGCCCATGACGGCTACGAGGCCGGCGCGGCGCTCCAGTCGATCGCGAAGGCGCCGACGAGCGTGCAGGTGGTGCTGCTGCCGCGGAGTGCGGGCGGCCACAACATGGCCCTGTGGCGGCCGCAGATCCCGGAGACCTTCCGTTGGCTGACCCTGCAGATCGGGCCGGGGGCCCACGCTAAGGAGTCTCCGACTCCGTCGCCGTCGACCGGCGGTGCCAAGCACGCGGCGCTCGCCAGTGGTACCGCATCGCGAGCAACCGCAGGACGAAAGCGGTGA
- a CDS encoding TIGR03086 family metal-binding protein → MNIDPRPLYSRATDQIAALVKTVRPEQLAGPTPCAEFDVRTLLSHIAGGTRRIAVVGAGGDGMAVRPFLDGVEDDRWSAAYDEVRTEVQKSWADDARLDALVTVPWGEAPGRIALSGYVMEAVTHTWDLSESLGRPLALDPELAEFALGIARRVLPDERRDDEELPFDSAVPAPEGADAYGLLAAYLGRRPLS, encoded by the coding sequence ATGAACATCGACCCCCGCCCCCTCTACTCCCGCGCCACCGACCAGATCGCCGCTCTGGTCAAGACGGTTCGCCCGGAGCAGCTCGCCGGTCCCACCCCGTGCGCCGAGTTCGACGTACGGACCCTGCTGTCGCACATCGCGGGCGGTACCCGCCGGATCGCGGTGGTCGGCGCGGGCGGTGACGGAATGGCCGTTCGACCGTTCCTCGACGGCGTCGAGGACGACCGCTGGAGCGCGGCGTACGACGAGGTCAGGACGGAGGTCCAGAAGTCCTGGGCGGACGACGCGCGCCTGGACGCCCTCGTCACCGTGCCGTGGGGCGAGGCCCCCGGACGTATCGCCCTGTCGGGCTATGTGATGGAGGCCGTCACCCACACGTGGGACCTCTCCGAGTCCCTCGGACGGCCGCTCGCACTCGATCCGGAGCTGGCCGAGTTCGCGCTCGGGATCGCCCGGCGTGTGCTGCCGGACGAGCGGCGCGACGACGAGGAGCTGCCGTTCGACTCGGCGGTGCCGGCCCCCGAAGGGGCCGACGCCTACGGACTGCTCGCGGCCTACCTGGGCCGGCGACCGCTCAGCTGA
- a CDS encoding trimeric intracellular cation channel family protein translates to MLQELFTPSVQHVLDLVGIFVFAISGALLAVRKNFDVFGIAVLAEVTALGGGLFRDVVIGAVPPAAFTDLGYFSTPLLAALLVFFLHPEVERIQVAVNVFDAAGLGLFAVAGTTKAYEYGLGLTPSAALGLATAVGGGVLRDVLANEVPSLLRWDRDLYAVPAIVGATMVVLCIRYDALSPFTSGLAAVTAFVLRLLAMRYHWRAPRAWHRRSTATESETP, encoded by the coding sequence GTGCTTCAGGAACTGTTCACCCCCTCCGTCCAGCATGTGCTCGACCTCGTGGGGATCTTCGTCTTCGCGATCTCCGGCGCCCTGCTGGCCGTCCGCAAGAACTTCGACGTCTTCGGCATCGCCGTCCTCGCCGAGGTCACGGCGCTGGGCGGGGGGCTGTTCCGGGACGTGGTCATCGGTGCCGTGCCCCCGGCCGCGTTCACCGACCTCGGCTACTTCAGCACCCCGCTGCTCGCCGCCCTGCTCGTCTTCTTCCTCCATCCGGAGGTGGAGCGGATCCAGGTCGCCGTCAACGTCTTCGACGCGGCCGGGCTCGGTCTCTTCGCCGTGGCGGGCACCACGAAGGCGTACGAGTACGGCCTCGGCCTGACCCCGTCCGCCGCGCTGGGCCTGGCCACCGCGGTCGGCGGCGGTGTGCTGCGCGACGTCCTCGCCAACGAGGTGCCCTCACTGCTGCGTTGGGACCGCGATCTGTACGCGGTCCCGGCGATCGTCGGCGCCACGATGGTGGTCCTGTGCATCCGCTACGACGCGCTGTCCCCGTTCACCAGCGGGCTCGCCGCTGTCACCGCTTTCGTCCTGCGGTTGCTCGCGATGCGGTACCACTGGCGAGCGCCGCGTGCTTGGCACCGCCGGTCGACGGCGACGGAGTCGGAGACTCCTTAG
- a CDS encoding M1 family metallopeptidase: MALSRSARLGALATAAASFLVIAASSAPTPGADGIGDSYFPQLGNGGFDARHYDLNVAYNPDTDRLDGRTTLTARATQSLSSFDLDLQRLEVTRVEVNGRRADFTRDGDEIHITPHGAIRKGRTFTVTVTYGGVPEALNGPIVFGSDYGWMKTADGVFVACEPNAASTWFPSSDHPSDKATYDIRIKAPKGLTGVSNGRLISTYDTGDSTVAHWRESRPMATYLATATIGKFDVKTGTTPAGTPIYVAIDPVLAGSNSVDVYAVTAEATDYWSQVFGPYPFEETGAIVDDMPQAGFSLEVQSKPAYSAVRSESTIVHELAHQWFGDSVSVERWKDIWLNEGFATYAQWLWSEHKGIRSAHDSFLAGYNARPADSAFWGTVVADPQRDTMFASAVYQRGAMTLQMLRERIGDTAFFKLLPAWTKLHKYGNANTADFIHLAEKISGRQLDDLFQTWLFTTGKPAL; this comes from the coding sequence ATGGCACTCTCCCGTTCGGCACGTTTAGGGGCCCTCGCGACCGCGGCGGCCTCCTTCCTCGTCATCGCCGCCTCCTCCGCCCCGACCCCGGGCGCCGACGGCATCGGCGACTCCTACTTCCCCCAGCTCGGCAACGGCGGCTTCGACGCCCGCCACTACGACCTGAACGTGGCGTACAACCCGGACACCGACCGCCTGGACGGCCGTACGACGCTCACGGCCCGCGCCACCCAGTCCCTCTCCTCCTTCGACCTCGACCTCCAGAGACTGGAGGTCACGCGCGTCGAAGTGAACGGCAGACGCGCCGACTTCACCCGCGACGGCGACGAGATCCACATCACCCCGCACGGGGCGATCCGCAAGGGCAGGACCTTCACCGTCACCGTCACCTACGGCGGCGTCCCCGAAGCCCTCAACGGTCCCATCGTCTTCGGCTCCGACTACGGGTGGATGAAGACCGCCGACGGAGTCTTCGTCGCCTGTGAGCCCAACGCCGCCTCCACCTGGTTCCCCTCCAGCGACCACCCCTCCGACAAGGCCACCTACGACATCCGGATCAAGGCACCCAAGGGCCTGACGGGCGTCTCCAACGGGCGGCTGATATCGACGTACGACACTGGCGACAGCACGGTCGCGCACTGGCGCGAGAGCAGGCCGATGGCGACCTACCTCGCGACCGCGACCATCGGGAAGTTCGACGTGAAGACGGGGACGACCCCGGCCGGGACGCCGATCTACGTGGCCATCGACCCGGTGCTCGCGGGCAGCAACAGCGTCGACGTGTACGCCGTGACGGCCGAGGCCACCGACTACTGGTCGCAGGTCTTCGGGCCCTATCCCTTCGAGGAGACCGGCGCGATCGTCGACGACATGCCGCAGGCGGGGTTCTCGCTGGAGGTGCAGTCGAAGCCCGCGTACTCCGCCGTGCGCTCGGAGTCGACCATCGTGCACGAGCTGGCCCACCAGTGGTTCGGCGACTCCGTGTCGGTGGAGCGCTGGAAGGACATCTGGCTGAACGAGGGCTTCGCGACCTATGCCCAGTGGCTGTGGTCCGAGCACAAGGGGATCCGCTCGGCGCACGACTCCTTCCTCGCCGGGTACAACGCGCGGCCCGCGGACTCCGCCTTCTGGGGGACCGTCGTCGCCGACCCGCAGCGCGACACCATGTTCGCCTCGGCGGTCTACCAGCGCGGCGCGATGACCCTCCAGATGCTGCGCGAGCGCATCGGCGACACCGCGTTCTTCAAACTGCTGCCCGCCTGGACGAAGCTCCACAAGTACGGCAACGCGAACACCGCCGACTTCATCCACCTCGCCGAGAAGATCTCGGGACGACAGCTCGACGACCTTTTCCAGACCTGGCTGTTCACCACAGGGAAACCAGCCCTGTAA